A portion of the Streptomyces sp. NBC_01335 genome contains these proteins:
- a CDS encoding aminotransferase class I/II-fold pyridoxal phosphate-dependent enzyme, which translates to MHRTEYGPHGTPDDHGPHGAPGDHGPHERRDDHGPHGTREDHGPVRYGPPVPDPGLPALPGLVGVLAAAAGDTRPESPGGGTVLREAACAYWARRGLGGSPSGVAAAPGPQALLLGLVAAHGGDVLMPRPCPAAWIPQAGLFGRPAYHVPTPAECGGVPDPYALLETVRRVRAEGGRPRLLVLSVADDPTATVAPPELVREACEAAVAEGLHIISDETWRDTLHRPYDTVLLSPAEMCPDDVTVLTDLSGALTPAAWPVAVARFPATRRGAVYRARTVDVLTALGALVATPVARAAAHALREPEAVTDRIRQAAHIQAQIAAAAHRAVLAAGALARPPQAGRHLYADLGPLRTRLAERGVTDSMELEEYLTERLGAPAPGGHRFGDELGALRARLGTGHLVGATPDQRAASLTAAAPLELPHVANALSMFAAAFDELR; encoded by the coding sequence ATGCACCGGACCGAGTACGGCCCGCACGGCACGCCGGACGACCACGGCCCGCACGGTGCACCGGGCGACCACGGCCCGCACGAGCGGCGGGACGACCACGGCCCGCACGGCACACGGGAGGACCACGGCCCGGTCCGCTACGGGCCGCCCGTCCCCGACCCCGGGCTCCCCGCCCTCCCCGGACTCGTCGGTGTGCTGGCCGCCGCCGCGGGGGACACCCGGCCGGAATCCCCGGGTGGCGGAACGGTCCTGCGCGAGGCGGCCTGCGCCTACTGGGCCCGGCGGGGACTGGGCGGCAGCCCCTCGGGCGTCGCCGCCGCCCCGGGCCCCCAGGCGCTGCTGCTCGGACTCGTCGCCGCCCACGGCGGAGACGTCCTCATGCCCAGGCCCTGCCCGGCGGCCTGGATTCCGCAGGCCGGACTGTTCGGCCGGCCCGCGTACCACGTACCGACGCCCGCCGAATGCGGCGGTGTGCCCGACCCGTACGCCCTGCTGGAGACCGTCCGCCGGGTACGCGCCGAGGGCGGGCGCCCCCGGCTGCTCGTGCTCTCCGTGGCCGACGACCCCACGGCCACCGTCGCGCCGCCCGAACTCGTCCGCGAGGCGTGCGAGGCGGCCGTGGCCGAGGGCCTCCACATCATCAGCGACGAGACCTGGCGCGACACCCTGCACCGGCCGTACGACACCGTGCTGCTCAGCCCCGCCGAGATGTGCCCCGACGACGTCACCGTCCTCACCGACCTCTCCGGCGCGCTCACCCCCGCCGCCTGGCCCGTCGCGGTGGCACGGTTCCCCGCCACCCGCCGGGGCGCCGTGTACCGGGCCCGTACCGTCGACGTCCTCACCGCGCTCGGCGCCCTCGTGGCGACGCCGGTCGCCCGGGCCGCCGCGCACGCCCTGCGCGAACCGGAGGCGGTCACCGACCGGATCCGGCAGGCCGCCCACATCCAGGCGCAGATCGCCGCCGCCGCCCACCGCGCCGTGCTGGCGGCCGGGGCCCTGGCGAGGCCCCCGCAGGCGGGCCGGCACCTCTACGCCGACCTCGGGCCGCTGCGCACCCGGCTGGCCGAGCGCGGGGTCACGGACTCCATGGAACTGGAGGAGTACCTCACCGAACGGCTCGGCGCCCCGGCCCCGGGCGGGCACCGGTTCGGGGACGAGCTGGGGGCGCTTCGGGCGCGCCTGGGGACCGGCCATCTGGTGGGCGCGACGCCCGACCAGCGGGCCGCCTCGCTCACCGCAGCGGCGCCGCTGGAATTGCCGCATGTCGCGAACGCGCTGAGCATGTTCGCAGCGGCCTTCGACGAACTCCGGTGA
- a CDS encoding NAD(P)-binding domain-containing protein has protein sequence MNNDVLVLDAACTRAGLDPDRLAEALAVALVAVADGTVSAPPRIAAEAPAGLLGVMPAYVPGLGLAAKLVSVFADPAEPGRSSHRGVVALFDEADGRPLAVMDAETVTAVRTAATATIALRALAGPDLNRIAVLGTGVQAAAQLDLLARQDPDTPVVVGGRDPERTGALAARHPRATADTVEGAVRGSGAVLCCTGAREPVLRRSWLAEGAHVGSVGGSHGPELDARTVEEGSLFVEWAGAATAPLPAGAHELQGLPPGRATLLGEVLSGRHPGRRTAAELTVFKSTGHAALDVAAAAVAYAGAREGGRGTSLAF, from the coding sequence ATGAACAACGACGTGCTGGTACTGGACGCGGCGTGCACCCGCGCCGGGCTCGACCCCGACCGGTTGGCCGAGGCCCTCGCAGTCGCTCTCGTCGCGGTGGCGGACGGGACGGTCTCGGCGCCCCCGCGCATCGCGGCCGAAGCACCGGCGGGGCTCCTCGGCGTGATGCCCGCGTACGTCCCCGGCCTCGGCCTCGCCGCCAAACTCGTCTCCGTCTTCGCCGACCCCGCCGAGCCCGGACGCAGCTCCCACCGGGGCGTGGTCGCCCTCTTCGACGAGGCGGACGGCAGGCCCCTGGCGGTGATGGACGCCGAGACCGTCACCGCCGTCCGTACCGCCGCCACCGCGACCATCGCGCTGCGCGCGCTCGCCGGCCCGGACCTGAACCGGATCGCCGTGCTGGGTACCGGCGTCCAGGCCGCCGCCCAGCTCGACCTGCTCGCCCGGCAGGACCCGGACACCCCCGTCGTGGTCGGCGGCCGGGACCCGGAACGCACCGGGGCCCTCGCAGCCCGGCACCCGCGCGCCACGGCCGACACGGTCGAAGGCGCCGTACGCGGCTCCGGCGCGGTGCTCTGCTGCACCGGTGCGCGCGAACCGGTCCTCCGGCGCTCCTGGCTGGCCGAAGGGGCCCATGTCGGCTCGGTCGGCGGTTCCCACGGGCCGGAGCTGGACGCCCGGACCGTGGAGGAGGGCTCGCTCTTCGTCGAGTGGGCCGGAGCCGCCACCGCCCCGCTGCCGGCCGGCGCCCACGAACTCCAGGGCCTGCCGCCCGGCCGGGCCACCCTCCTCGGCGAGGTCCTCTCCGGCCGCCACCCGGGCCGCCGCACCGCCGCCGAGCTGACGGTCTTCAAGTCCACCGGTCACGCCGCGCTGGACGTGGCCGCCGCCGCCGTCGCGTACGCCGGGGCGCGGGAGGGGGGGCGGGGGACGAGCCTCGCGTTCTGA
- a CDS encoding MBL fold metallo-hydrolase, translating to MEVTWWGHATCTIEDSGVRVLTDPLFVRRFAHLRRRGGAVPPPSAALADVVLVSHLHSDHLHLPSLARVAPGTRLIVPRGAVRAVPGLRVVRRMRDLRITEVAPGDTVRIGAVTVRAVPAEHDGRRLPVGPQRVAALGYVVEGEARTYFAGDTGLFEEMAKEVGPVDVALLPVGGWGPYLGPGHLNAARAAEALTRLTPGSAMPVHWGTYWPLGMDGVRPHEFHSPGAEFVRQAALLAPEVAVHLPALGERVRPEVHR from the coding sequence GTGGAGGTCACCTGGTGGGGTCATGCCACCTGCACGATCGAGGACTCCGGGGTGCGGGTGCTGACCGACCCGCTCTTCGTCCGCCGGTTCGCGCATCTGCGCCGCCGGGGCGGAGCGGTCCCGCCGCCGTCGGCGGCGCTGGCCGACGTGGTCCTCGTCTCCCACCTCCACTCCGACCATCTGCACCTGCCGTCGCTGGCCCGGGTCGCCCCCGGTACCCGGCTGATCGTTCCGCGCGGCGCGGTCCGAGCGGTGCCCGGTCTGCGGGTGGTGCGGCGGATGCGCGATCTGCGGATCACCGAGGTGGCGCCCGGCGACACCGTACGGATCGGCGCGGTGACCGTACGCGCGGTGCCGGCCGAGCACGACGGCCGGCGCCTCCCGGTCGGCCCGCAGCGGGTCGCGGCGCTCGGTTACGTGGTGGAGGGCGAGGCGCGTACGTACTTCGCCGGGGACACCGGCCTGTTCGAGGAGATGGCGAAGGAAGTGGGTCCGGTCGACGTGGCGCTGCTGCCGGTGGGCGGCTGGGGACCGTATCTGGGTCCCGGCCATCTGAACGCGGCCCGGGCGGCCGAGGCCCTGACCCGGCTCACGCCCGGCTCCGCGATGCCGGTGCACTGGGGCACGTACTGGCCGCTCGGGATGGACGGGGTCCGCCCGCACGAGTTCCACTCCCCCGGCGCCGAGTTCGTACGGCAGGCGGCGCTGCTGGCGCCCGAGGTGGCGGTCCATCTGCCGGCGCTCGGCGAGCGAGTCCGGCCGGAGGTCCACCGGTGA
- a CDS encoding dipeptidase, with product MTTSSTSVSDMLIVNALGELQNPNAPEAAEGAGRLLQTIDELAVDGRALAEAHASGMNAVNITLGYVMGDMPPYEHTLHELDAWDGLIAAHPDDLLHVRTASDLHRAKDEGRIGVIYGFQNGVAVGDDLGRVATFQQRGVRVFQLTYNQANHLGDGSMAPENRGLTPFGREVVEAVNESRMMVDLSHSGENTCLEAARISSSPVSINHTGCRAVTDLPRNKTDEELRLVAGRGGFVGIYFMPFLNPTGHATAADVVEHIAHAVNVCGEDAVGIGTDGPVTAIDDLDSYAATLAAHVAERQAAGVGAAGERADTYPFVVDLRGVEQFRELIRLLEKRGYGSGRIEKILGRNFAAYAERVWG from the coding sequence ATGACCACCTCCTCCACTTCTGTCAGCGACATGCTGATCGTCAACGCCCTGGGAGAGCTGCAGAACCCCAACGCCCCCGAGGCTGCCGAAGGGGCGGGCCGGCTCCTGCAGACCATCGACGAACTGGCCGTCGACGGGCGGGCTCTCGCCGAGGCGCACGCCTCCGGGATGAACGCCGTCAACATCACGCTCGGCTACGTGATGGGCGACATGCCCCCGTACGAGCACACGCTGCACGAACTCGACGCGTGGGACGGCCTGATAGCCGCGCATCCGGACGACCTGCTGCACGTCCGCACCGCGTCCGACCTCCACCGGGCGAAGGACGAGGGCCGGATCGGGGTGATCTACGGCTTCCAGAACGGGGTGGCCGTCGGTGACGACCTCGGCCGCGTCGCGACCTTCCAGCAACGCGGCGTCCGGGTCTTCCAGTTGACGTACAACCAGGCGAACCACCTGGGCGACGGCTCGATGGCGCCGGAGAACCGGGGGTTGACCCCGTTCGGCCGCGAGGTGGTCGAGGCGGTCAACGAGAGCCGCATGATGGTGGATCTGTCGCACAGCGGTGAGAACACCTGCCTGGAGGCGGCCCGGATCTCCTCCAGCCCCGTCTCGATCAACCACACGGGCTGCCGGGCGGTCACCGACCTGCCGCGCAACAAGACCGACGAGGAGCTGCGACTGGTCGCCGGGCGCGGCGGCTTCGTCGGGATCTACTTCATGCCCTTCCTCAACCCCACCGGTCACGCCACGGCCGCCGACGTGGTCGAGCACATCGCGCACGCGGTGAACGTGTGCGGCGAGGACGCCGTCGGCATAGGCACCGACGGCCCGGTCACCGCCATAGACGACCTGGACTCCTACGCCGCCACCCTCGCCGCACACGTCGCCGAGCGGCAGGCGGCGGGCGTCGGCGCCGCCGGCGAACGGGCCGACACCTACCCCTTCGTGGTCGACCTGCGCGGGGTGGAGCAGTTCCGGGAGCTGATCCGGCTGCTGGAGAAGCGTGGTTACGGCTCCGGGCGCATCGAGAAGATCCTCGGCCGGAACTTCGCCGCCTACGCGGAGCGCGTCTGGGGCTGA
- a CDS encoding MBL fold metallo-hydrolase, with protein sequence MTEQTGPFRTDADREPQEDTGARTGRPPVGERVWPRSFADRLTAPLPGIRAMTRLVRERSLRPDEAGLRGVHLLPFDPAPLPPPGQDAVTWAGHASWIVRIGGLTVLTDPVWSRRILGTPARITPVGVAWETLPPVDAVVVSHNHFDHLDAPTLRRLPRDTPVFVPAGLARWFRRRKFTRITELDWWETAELRGVRFAFVPAHHWSRRTLFDTCRSLWGGWVLTDTANAPGTPGRKIYFAGDTGYGHWFREIGRHHPGIDLALLPIGAYAPRWWLADVHTDPEEAVRAYEDLGAKAMAPMHWATFLLSAEPVLEPLVRLRAAWHRAGLPRECLWDLSIGGSRAFGDTT encoded by the coding sequence ATGACCGAACAGACCGGGCCCTTCCGTACCGACGCGGACCGGGAGCCCCAGGAGGACACCGGCGCGCGGACCGGGCGCCCGCCCGTCGGGGAGCGCGTCTGGCCGAGGAGCTTCGCCGACCGGCTCACCGCCCCCCTGCCGGGCATCAGGGCCATGACCCGCCTGGTCCGCGAACGCTCCCTGCGGCCCGACGAGGCGGGGCTCCGGGGCGTCCACCTGCTGCCGTTCGACCCGGCCCCGCTGCCCCCGCCCGGTCAGGACGCCGTCACCTGGGCCGGGCACGCCAGCTGGATCGTCCGCATCGGCGGGCTGACCGTCCTCACCGACCCCGTGTGGTCCCGGCGCATCCTCGGCACCCCGGCGCGGATCACCCCGGTGGGCGTGGCCTGGGAGACCCTCCCGCCGGTCGACGCGGTCGTCGTCAGCCACAACCACTTCGACCACCTGGACGCACCCACGCTCCGCCGACTCCCGCGCGACACACCGGTGTTCGTACCGGCGGGACTCGCCCGGTGGTTCAGGCGCCGCAAGTTCACCCGGATCACCGAACTCGACTGGTGGGAGACGGCCGAACTGCGGGGCGTACGCTTCGCGTTCGTCCCCGCGCACCACTGGTCGCGCCGCACCCTCTTCGACACCTGCCGGTCACTGTGGGGCGGCTGGGTCCTCACCGACACGGCGAACGCCCCGGGGACGCCGGGCCGGAAGATCTACTTCGCCGGGGACACCGGCTACGGCCACTGGTTCCGGGAGATCGGCCGCCACCACCCGGGCATCGATCTCGCGCTGCTGCCGATCGGCGCGTACGCCCCCCGGTGGTGGCTCGCCGACGTGCACACCGACCCCGAGGAGGCGGTACGGGCGTACGAGGACCTGGGCGCCAAGGCGATGGCGCCGATGCACTGGGCGACCTTCCTGCTCTCCGCCGAGCCCGTGCTGGAACCGCTGGTGCGGCTGCGGGCCGCCTGGCACCGTGCGGGCCTTCCGCGCGAGTGCCTCTGGGACCTGTCCATCGGCGGCTCGCGCGCGTTCGGCGACACGACCTGA
- a CDS encoding amidohydrolase family protein, translating to MAHEDVGAPAPFAAPAKGTVVLYRGATLIDGTGGAARPATSIVVDGERIRTVAPDGETPVALLAEAEVVDLQGAFVVPGLIDSHQHIATPPNRPVAEAALRRQVYGGVTAIRDMADDLRHIADLARSTLVGEIPGPDIHYAALTAGPGFFDDPRTWQVSQGAVPGQVPWMQAITEETDLPLAVARAAGTYATAVKIYADLPGPLVAAITAEAHRQGLSVWAHAAVFPASPAEVVAAGVDSVSHVHLLVHEFAERALTTYKDKPPVDRDRFLDGDDPEMAGLFARMRERGTVLDATNTLWEWLADDADTPEEKTRARENAELSAALTAQAYRAGVEISTGTDYETAPGQPFPSVHDELVFLVERCGVPAAQAIRSATLVGARSMGAEDSMGTVAAGKLANFVVLEDDPLADIRNLRTVTSVVKRGLRLHRAEFTSENATTTAQEGTNPR from the coding sequence ATGGCTCACGAGGATGTCGGCGCTCCCGCCCCCTTCGCCGCCCCGGCGAAGGGAACCGTGGTGCTGTACCGGGGGGCCACGCTGATCGACGGCACGGGTGGCGCGGCGCGGCCCGCGACCTCGATCGTGGTGGACGGTGAGCGCATCAGGACGGTCGCACCGGACGGCGAGACCCCCGTCGCCCTGCTCGCGGAGGCCGAAGTCGTCGATCTGCAGGGCGCGTTCGTCGTGCCGGGGCTGATCGACTCGCACCAGCACATCGCCACTCCGCCCAACCGACCCGTCGCCGAGGCCGCGTTGCGCCGCCAGGTCTACGGCGGCGTGACGGCGATCCGCGACATGGCCGACGATCTGCGGCACATCGCCGACCTGGCGCGCTCCACGCTGGTCGGGGAGATCCCCGGCCCGGACATCCACTACGCGGCGCTGACCGCCGGGCCCGGGTTCTTCGACGACCCGCGCACCTGGCAGGTCTCGCAGGGCGCGGTGCCCGGCCAGGTGCCGTGGATGCAGGCGATCACCGAGGAGACCGACCTGCCGCTGGCCGTCGCGCGGGCCGCCGGCACGTACGCCACCGCCGTCAAGATCTACGCGGACCTCCCGGGTCCGCTGGTCGCGGCGATCACCGCCGAGGCGCACCGGCAGGGGCTTTCCGTCTGGGCGCACGCGGCGGTCTTCCCCGCCTCACCGGCCGAGGTGGTGGCGGCGGGGGTGGACTCGGTCTCCCATGTCCACCTGCTGGTCCACGAGTTCGCCGAGCGGGCGCTGACCACGTACAAGGACAAGCCCCCGGTGGACCGGGACCGTTTCCTGGACGGCGACGACCCGGAGATGGCCGGCCTGTTCGCGCGGATGCGGGAGCGGGGCACCGTGCTCGACGCCACGAACACGCTCTGGGAGTGGCTCGCCGACGACGCGGACACCCCTGAGGAGAAGACCCGGGCCCGGGAGAACGCGGAGCTCTCGGCAGCGCTCACCGCGCAGGCGTACCGGGCGGGGGTGGAGATCAGCACCGGCACCGACTACGAGACCGCGCCGGGGCAGCCCTTCCCCTCGGTCCACGACGAGTTGGTCTTCCTGGTGGAGCGGTGCGGCGTCCCCGCCGCGCAGGCCATCCGTTCGGCCACCCTGGTCGGGGCCCGCAGCATGGGCGCGGAGGATTCCATGGGGACGGTCGCCGCGGGCAAGCTCGCCAACTTCGTTGTGCTGGAGGACGATCCGCTGGCCGACATCCGCAATCTGCGCACCGTCACCTCGGTGGTGAAGCGCGGACTGCGCCTCCACCGGGCGGAGTTCACCTCGGAGAACGCCACGACCACGGCACAGGAAGGAACGAACCCCCGATGA
- a CDS encoding ALF repeat-containing protein — MKISRVGTLLAAAAVAPAFLLSSPASAAETADGTTAAAAGVSSSSSDGEDQDQAEKDRIEILRLIAAAGKDSVVAEQGSAAIDGGADAMRAFLTTGQYTALDQDNRIAIARIMAKGGRGVKEAGSKALDGTPQDRTAFLETGQYEARETDNRILVAYLIGQGGPSVREAGMAALKGTAEDVAAFLETGQHVARDTDNRVLVSQIVNAGGPHVREAGKAALKGTPEDRVAFLETGQYEAREQDEKDAAAAAATDGGTGTGGGDDATGGTSGTNSGSGSVSGSTVQPVSDGKDADGGSAASGSGSGSGSGSGSGSGSGSSAGGSDGNTNVTAQGNGPLAATGTSSATGLALGGGAAAVVAGGALLVAARRRRAGAAG, encoded by the coding sequence TTGAAGATATCCAGAGTCGGCACCCTGCTCGCCGCAGCGGCCGTCGCTCCTGCCTTCCTGCTGTCGTCCCCCGCTTCGGCGGCGGAGACGGCCGACGGGACCACGGCCGCTGCCGCGGGCGTCTCCTCGTCGTCCTCGGACGGCGAGGACCAGGACCAAGCGGAGAAGGACCGGATCGAGATCCTTCGCCTCATCGCCGCAGCCGGTAAGGACTCCGTGGTGGCCGAGCAGGGCAGCGCGGCGATCGACGGGGGTGCGGACGCGATGCGCGCGTTCCTGACGACCGGCCAGTACACGGCCCTTGACCAGGACAACCGCATCGCCATCGCACGCATCATGGCCAAGGGTGGCCGCGGCGTGAAGGAAGCGGGCAGCAAGGCACTGGACGGGACTCCCCAGGACCGGACCGCCTTCCTGGAAACCGGACAGTACGAGGCCCGCGAGACGGACAACCGTATCCTCGTCGCCTACCTCATCGGCCAGGGCGGCCCCTCGGTGCGCGAGGCGGGCATGGCCGCCCTCAAGGGCACGGCCGAGGACGTCGCCGCGTTCCTGGAGACGGGACAGCACGTGGCCCGCGACACGGACAACCGCGTGCTGGTCTCGCAGATCGTCAACGCGGGCGGACCGCACGTCAGGGAGGCGGGCAAGGCGGCCCTGAAGGGCACGCCCGAGGACCGCGTCGCGTTCCTGGAGACGGGGCAGTACGAGGCCCGCGAGCAGGACGAGAAGGACGCCGCCGCGGCGGCGGCCACCGACGGCGGGACCGGCACCGGGGGCGGCGATGACGCCACCGGCGGGACCTCGGGGACCAACTCGGGATCAGGATCGGTCAGCGGCAGCACGGTCCAGCCCGTCTCCGACGGCAAGGACGCGGACGGCGGCAGCGCCGCCTCCGGTTCCGGGTCGGGCTCCGGCTCCGGCTCCGGCTCCGGTTCCGGTTCCGGTTCGAGTGCGGGTGGCTCGGACGGCAACACGAACGTGACGGCCCAGGGCAACGGCCCCCTCGCAGCCACCGGTACGAGTTCCGCCACCGGTCTGGCACTCGGCGGCGGAGCCGCCGCGGTCGTGGCCGGCGGCGCGCTGCTGGTCGCCGCGCGGCGGCGCCGCGCGGGCGCCGCGGGCTGA
- a CDS encoding DedA family protein, giving the protein MDQLAQLPAGGTQQAVGYPTLFALVALGSLVPVVPTGALVSSAGVVAFHQASPLSMLFVFLTAATAAFLGDICLYWLGKRGVHSRNGSKWLKVITDRAAPERLAQAQRKLDEHGVMVLVLSRLIPAGRIPVMLACLLGEMPLHRFARGNVPACLAWAATYQLIGVLGGSLFPEPWQGVVAAVALTLLISGVPAGWRGLRARFGH; this is encoded by the coding sequence ATGGACCAGCTGGCGCAGCTGCCGGCCGGGGGGACCCAGCAGGCCGTCGGGTATCCGACGCTCTTCGCGCTGGTGGCGCTGGGCTCCCTGGTGCCGGTGGTGCCGACGGGGGCGCTGGTGAGTTCGGCGGGCGTGGTGGCGTTCCACCAGGCCTCGCCGCTCTCGATGCTGTTCGTCTTCCTCACGGCCGCCACGGCGGCGTTCCTCGGTGACATCTGCCTGTACTGGCTCGGCAAGCGCGGTGTGCACTCCAGGAACGGCTCGAAGTGGCTGAAGGTCATCACCGACCGGGCCGCCCCGGAGCGGCTGGCGCAGGCGCAGCGGAAGCTGGACGAGCACGGGGTGATGGTGCTGGTGCTGTCGCGGCTGATACCGGCGGGCCGGATACCGGTGATGCTGGCGTGCCTGCTGGGCGAGATGCCGCTGCACCGGTTCGCCCGGGGTAACGTTCCGGCCTGTCTCGCCTGGGCGGCCACCTACCAGCTGATCGGTGTCCTGGGCGGTTCGCTCTTCCCGGAACCCTGGCAGGGCGTGGTGGCCGCGGTGGCGCTGACGCTGCTGATCAGCGGGGTACCCGCCGGGTGGCGCGGGCTGCGGGCGCGGTTCGGGCACTGA
- a CDS encoding IclR family transcriptional regulator produces the protein MPKSSNSAVDKALDLVEAVSRSERPLRLSEIADEVGLHRPTAYRVLADLVRRGWVLRSGDHYLPGAAALRLSRTAAANSLVTLARPVLEALAARTGMMVNLQVLEHDRSRVLDAVRPARLEMISLLTGETLPVHRFAGPLALVAALPPRARTPYLRLAEDAGHPMDGPLGLLADLDRVERTGFAVERGRNEALVASVGRAVLAGPGRPLCALTAVGPDAEFDEPSLGALRTALLDATVALAEILGVAAEAAVRSGENESTRESG, from the coding sequence ATGCCCAAGTCCTCCAATTCGGCCGTCGACAAGGCGCTCGACCTCGTGGAAGCGGTCTCGCGCTCCGAACGTCCGCTCCGGCTGAGCGAGATCGCCGACGAGGTCGGGCTGCACCGGCCGACCGCCTACCGGGTCCTCGCCGACCTGGTCCGCCGCGGCTGGGTGCTGCGCTCCGGGGACCACTACCTGCCGGGCGCCGCCGCGCTGCGGCTCTCGCGCACCGCCGCCGCCAACTCCCTCGTGACGCTGGCCCGCCCGGTCCTGGAGGCGCTCGCCGCCCGTACCGGCATGATGGTCAACCTCCAGGTGCTGGAGCACGACCGCTCGCGGGTGCTCGACGCGGTCCGGCCCGCCCGGCTGGAGATGATCAGCCTGCTCACCGGCGAGACGCTGCCCGTGCACCGGTTCGCCGGGCCGCTGGCCCTGGTCGCCGCACTGCCGCCGCGGGCGCGTACCCCCTACCTGCGGCTCGCCGAGGACGCCGGACACCCGATGGACGGCCCGCTGGGCCTCCTCGCCGACCTGGACCGGGTGGAGCGCACCGGCTTCGCGGTGGAGCGCGGCCGCAACGAGGCCCTGGTCGCCTCCGTCGGCCGCGCGGTCCTCGCGGGCCCCGGCCGCCCGCTCTGCGCGCTCACCGCGGTCGGCCCCGACGCGGAGTTCGACGAGCCGTCACTGGGCGCGCTGCGCACGGCGCTGCTGGACGCCACGGTCGCCCTGGCGGAAATCCTGGGCGTGGCGGCGGAGGCGGCGGTGCGATCCGGAGAGAACGAGTCGACGCGGGAGAGCGGATGA